One Rhinolophus ferrumequinum isolate MPI-CBG mRhiFer1 chromosome X, mRhiFer1_v1.p, whole genome shotgun sequence genomic window, GGACACATCCTCAGTTACAGATGGTTAGCTCAGGGCCAGAAAAAActcctttcccccaaccccaggGAGAGACTAAATCTCTTCCCCATGGGAGAAGAAAAGCCCTTTCATGGCACTGGGGAGGGTGGGGCCAGGGTAGAGTGCAGACAGGAAATCCCCCCAGCCCCTTGATTTCTAATAACCTCTAGGGGGTAAGTCACCTGTTTTGCCCTTTTCGCCTCTCCCTTGTCTTACCTGCTCGTTCATCTCTCCTTCCTCAACTCTTGACTTACCTGCCCTGCCCTATACTATCTTGGTTTCACTTGTCCAAACCTCAGCTGTACTCTTGGCCTGTTTTCAAAAGCTAACCTCGGCCTCTCAGCTGCTAGCTTAGCTGTCTGTCTGCTTCTCACTTTTCCATCCTCAATGGTGACTCACTTGTCCTCCCTTCGCCTTTTGAACTCGCCAGTCACTTTTCACTTGTATATCCTAAACTGCCCTGATTTTATCGCTAGCTTGCCTGCCTGACCTTACACCTGCCACGCTCCCTCAGTCTCACTTCCCTCCCAGATGCCCGCAGGCTCTCCAGGGGGCGGGTCCTCACCGGGCTAGAGGAAAGAAACGTCAGTCCAACCTGGAAAGACGAGTTTTGACGCGGAAAGGGCGGTGCCATCAGAAGAGGGTGCAGAAACAGCGGGGCAACCGAGCCAATGAGACAAGGAGACAGCATGGGCGGGTGATTTGGAAAACTGGATCGATGAAGATGGGGGCGGGTCTAGTAACAGGAATGGGCTGAACAGGCTGTGCAGAGACGGCGGAAGGCTGAGCCAGCCGCGTGCCCGATCTCCTTATCCAGAAGAAATTTGGAAGTCCCGAGGCTGGCGGCAGAACGCGTTCTGGAAGGGACAGGGAAAGCCACCGCTCTGGTCAGCCCATCCCTCACCCTACCTCACCCCGGAAGCGGAAGTGATGGACACGGAAGTGACCTGCTGTTGCCGAGGGGACGGGCCCGGCAGATGCCAACATGGCAGCGGTTGGGTCTAGCGGTTCCACCGCGGCGGCCGGGCCAGGGGCGGTCTCCGCGGGGGCGGGGGCGTTGGAGCCTGGGACCGTGAGTGCGGGTGAGACAGGCTGTGGCCGAGCGGTCGGCGGCGGGGACTAGTCAGGATCGCTGAGGGGGTCAGGAAGGTTCCTCACTGAGGCGAGAGGGAGCATCCGTATGGACCGACCTATGTGGGGGTGgcggggttgggggtgagggtgagggaagAACGGAACAGACCGTTGAGAGAGTGTTGGTGGGGAAAAGACCAGAGGGTGATGGGAGGTCCCTTCCGCACATGGAGACTAGAGACCATTCTGAGTTTAGGGGGATATTTCCTTTTGGGGAGGCTAGGAGCATTAAGACCATtcggggggggggtgtgtgtgtctttccttATAGAGGGGAGAGACCCTTCCGAGGGTGGTAGAGTTTCTCTTCACAGAAGGAAGAGGTCATTCTGAGTGTGGAAGAGTTCTTTATAGAAGGGAGAGGCTGCTCTAAGGGTGGTGGTTTCTTCCTTATGAACGGGCGGGCTATTGCGAGTTAGGGTAAGGCGGGTCCTTCCTTATATGACTTAGTCCGTTTTGAGGATAAGAATGTCCTTTATTATATGGGGAAAAGACCGTCCTGGCGGTCCCCTCCAAATGGAGCTATAGTTCATCGTGTGTGGGAGTGGGAGAAGGGACGTTCTGAGGGTGCCACCCTTCCTTACCGGGAGAGTCCACTGTGTGAGGAAAACAAGGAGTAGTAATTCCTTGGCTGGAGGTAGGATGCGATGGTTGGAGTACTGGACCATGTGTAGTAGAGGGAAATACCTCCTTATATCATGGAGGGCACTAGGCCACTCTTGGTGAAGCAACCACTGCTTATATGTGGTTCAATCCTTGGGAAAGTGTGGGAATCATTTGTTATGTTTGCTAGGTCATTGGGGTCAGAAGGAATCAGTCGTCATAGGAAGGAGAGGTTGGAGAGACCATTCTGAGTGTGAGGGAATGGACTAATTTAGGTGGGGGAAAGACCGTTTCTTAGGGGGTGGACATGCCCTATACAGTGCTCTCATTCCCTGTATTGGGGTATCATACTTCACATGGGACAGCCCCTCATTAAATAGAAGCAACATTTCATGTAAATCTTCGATTTGCtcttccataaaatgggaatCCTTATAGTTCCTTAGGAGATGAGAGAGATATTAGGGTCTATTGAGGTAATCCATATAAATCCCTGAGCCCAGCgattggcacacagtaagcactcaataagaATGTAGTTGGTATTCTGTCCCCCGGGAGACAGGGCCTTCTCCAGCCATTTCCTGACACATCAGCAAGGATTCCAGGTATGGGCCCcgcctccttctccctttccgGCTCTTCTTCCTCTGACTGAGGCGGTGGAAGCAGGAGGAGTCAGACCCTGTTTGGAACAggctggacagacagacagagggaggAAGCTGTGGTGGTTAGGCGGGTCCTGCTTGAGAAAAGACGGGAAGGTGGTGGTGTGGCTATACCCCGACGGCTTCTGACCCTCTCTTCCCCCTTGCTCCTTCCATTCCCCACAGCTCACCGGCGCCTCAAATACATATCCCTGGCCGTGCTGGTGGTCCAGAATGCATCCCTCATTCTTAGCATCCGCTACACCCGCACGCTGCCTGGGGACCGCTTCTTTGCCACCACTGCTGTGGTCATGGCCGAAGTGCTCAAAGGTCTCACCTGCCTGCTGCTGCTCTTCGCACAGAAGAGGGGTACGAGCCAGGGAAGGGTGCTGCACTGGAGTCGGTGGGTGGGACtctgcgtggtgtgtgtgtgtgtgtgtgtacgtacccGAATCCACATGGAGGGTTTGCTGTTGGAGTATCTCTGTCTGTGAAACGGCCTGGGGAGTATGTAAGCACAGCTGAGCTGCGTTGTCCCTCCAGCTCTGAGTAGCTGCATCCACACTTTTACACCCCAACCACCCTGGGAGCTGGCCTGAGGGGACTGTACAAGGGAGACAGTCTGTGCCCATAAGTAGCAGGTGACCCTTACATGGTGATTTatgtatttctctttaaaaacttttcattatggagaatttcaaacacaaaatcggagaaaataataaaatagtaaaataccCATGTCCCTTATCACCCtgattcaacaattatcaactcatggcCACTCTGCCATTAAACTTCGTCAGTGGTTATCCACTCTGCCAATCTATGTCTGCCTATTACCCCCGCCTTATGATACtgaagtacagtaagtcctccgTTAATGTTATCAGTCATCAATAAGTAATGAGactttaaatgaaacattaaacaaaaccagttttaccataggctaattcatacaaacaagagttaagtttctaggcatctcatcaacattataaagCAACAACATTGAATGAAACAAATGGTACTCAGAGACCTGACCTGTGTCCCGTGTGAagtattattttgaagtaaatccaCCCTTATTATCTTGAATACATACtttggtatattaaaaaaaaataactgcaataactaaaaattatacatcaaaaaattaacaataattttaaaagttaataacaTAACCAAATATCCAGTTAATGTCCAAATTTCGTAGTGATTTCTCAAATATCATaaacgtttttaaaaatttgtctgaATCGAGTTTACATCAAGGTCAGTGTTTGTAACTGGTTGATGTCTTCTGGGTCTGTCCACCTCTAGGTTTCCCTccaactctttttttcctctctagttAATTTGTTCAAGAAAGCAGGTCATTTGTCTTACAGACTTGGGGTAACCTGGATTTTGCTGTCTGCCTCCCTGTAGTATTATTTAACATGTTCTTCTGTCGTCTGTATTCCCTGTAGGTTGGGTTTATCTACTAAGGTAAACACCTCCCTGAAGGTCTTCTTTAAAATGCTGCCTAGTCGTTTCTATATAAAGGCCTTGCATGTGGCTGTACCCTCAGCACTTACTTGCATTGAACAAGACGTTCTTACCCACTCAATAGTTCCAGGGCTCCAGGAGGCAGCAGTTTAGGGTGCCCCACCTGCTCTGTTCCTGACTTTCTGAGATACTTTCGAGTGAACACTGCATGGCCGGCCCTGCTTTGGCTGTGCAGGTGGGCATGTTGGCAGTGCAGACATGTGTCTTGCCCTCATAGGGCTGATATTTTAGATGGGGAGAAACAAATAGCTGCACATTTAATCATAGGCTTTCATCTCTTCTCTACAATTTCAACCCCACCCccgtttttctttttcctgagttAGTTTGCTGGTAAAACTTGGCCTGATCCGATGTGGGGgtatttgtatatttgtgttttgtctttttttctcatttggtgGGAATATGAATGTGCTTGATTATGGTGTGTAGCCCCATGTATGTGGGGTGTGTTATgtgaaatatatagtatatataccaTGTTACCTTTCTAACACCTGGAAATTTTTCAACACCCAAACCCCTGGGCCCGGTGAACTTGGGCAGAGGGGTAGACGTTGATAATTACTCCTGGGATTAATACCATGAAGGGCAAGGACGGTTTTGTGAACCAGCATCAGCAGGAGTTCCTGCCATAATCTTGTGCAATGGGTGTGGGGTTTTCCCTGAGGAGCGACACTGACCTTCAAAAAAAGTGGGGTGAGCTTTGCAAATGCCTTATTATGTAGGAACGTATTCTCGTTTATTGATTGGAGCAGGTGCTAACTAGACTTCCTGCTTAATAATCAAGCCTGTGTTCTTCCATGTGGCAGGGACAACTGCTCAGTGTGTGTAGGGCTGACAGAAAGATGGGGTCAAGTGGGAGAGGGCCCCTCGAGCAGTTTGCGGGTCAGTAAGGAGCTAGGATAAGTCTACAAGTCAGTCTAAAAGTTCCCGTCTGTTTGGGAAACAGCCTTTCACCCTCACTCCTAGGGCTTCTACTTCACGAGCTCCGAGTTACTGCTGAGGAGTTCATTGTACGAATGTGTACTGAGTGCTTGCCCTAAGTGGCACTCTGTGCCAAGGAGGTCGGCTCTCAGATGAATGACATGTGGTCTGTGATTCTCAGACACGGTGGGAAGTCCAGTGTTAATGGACTTCTGTGTCCGTTCAACTGAGTATCGGAAAGGCCTACAGGAGATGTGCTCATACTTCAGGAAAACTGAGAGCACAGACCTCATTCTAGTCCTCAGGGAGTCAGATTGTAGTGGGGGAGACACAGGACCAGGCCCAGTCCCGGTCCTCGGAGGATCCCATCTTTGGTAGTCGGTGCTAAGAAGggctctcctccccccaccaaggTAACGTGAAGCACCTGGTCCTCTTCCTCCACGAGGCCGTCCTGGTGCAGTACGTGGACACACTCAAGCTTGCAGTGCCCTCCCTCATCTACACCTTACAGAATAACCTCCAGTATGTTGCCATCTCCAACCTGCCAGCTGCCACTTTCCAGGTGAGCCCCAAGCCCAGCATAGCCCTGGAGGAACTGGCTGGGATGGGGGTGTAGGATGTGGGGGGggctgcagggagcaggagctgtgtcaccttgggaATGGCCTTGGAGCTCGCTCaacctttgtttcctcatctgggaaatgggaatgGAAATGGTCATAGCTACTCACTGAGATGCTGGAATGATTAAAAGACATAACGCCTGGGAAGAGCCCCTGCTTGGCGATAGATAAGCTTTAGGCTATTTGCAGACAGCCTTGTGAAATGGTTAAAGAGCCTGGATGCTGGGGCCCGGCTGCCTGGGTttatcccagctctgctactttccagctgtgtgatattgggcaagtcacttaatctctctgtgccttagttgtCTCATCTTTAAACTGCATTTTACAGTAGTGCCCACTTCAtacatgaggattaaatgaacgAATTCATGTGAAGTGCTTAGACCACACCTGGGACATAGTAAGTGCTGTGTACGTGTTTGCTCACATTGTATGGCCGACTTATTCGTATCAACAGGTATTGATCAAGACCTCCCTCCTCGTGATGtctgccattcattcattccctgctGTGTGAGGTGTCTCACACACACCTGCCATAGTTTAGGGCCGATGACGTCAGGGCTCAGACAGGGAAGTGCTTCTCCCCtcatcacacagccaggaaatgggGTTGGGATGTGAGCTTAGGTGTGGCCCAGCCACCCTCCTGTGTACCTTCTGGGAGGCAACCTCAGAGCTGTTTAACTGCATCTCAGTCGGTGGCCAGTGGCTGgatatttttgctgtttttattgtcATCTACCCCACCCTGTCCCCCATGCGCACATGTTGGGGGTCAAGGGCAGCCCTCAGTACCTTCCACATGCCACTCGCAGGTGACGTACCAGCTGAAGATCCTGACCACAGCCCTGTTCTCCGTGCTCATGCTGAACCGAAGCCTTTCCCGGCTGCAGTGGGCCTCCCTGCTGCTCCTCTTCATGGGCGTCGCCATTGTCCAGGCACAGCAAGCCGGTGGCGGGGGCCCACGGCCACTGGATCAGAACCCCGGGGCGGGCCTGGCGGCTGTCGTGGCCTCCTGCCTCTCTTCAGGCTTTGCAGGTGTCTACTTTGAGAAGATCCTCAAGGGCAGTTCAGGCTCCGTGTGGCTGCGCAACCTGCAGCTGGGCCTCTTCGGCACGGCACTGGGCCTGGCGGGGCTCTGGTGGGCTGAGGGCACCGCTGTGGCCCGCCGCGGCTTCTTTTTCGGGTACACGCCCGCTGTGTGGGGCGTGGTGCTCAACCAGGCTTTTGGTGGGTTACTGGTGGCTGTGGTTGTCAAGTACGCCGACAACATCCTCAAGGGCTTTGCCACCTCCCTGTCCATCGTGCTGTCCACTGTTGCCTCCATCCGCCTCTTCGGCTTTCACGTGGACCCGTTGTTTGCCCTTGGTGCTGGGCTGGTCATCGGTGCCGTCTACCTCTACAGCCTTCCCCGAGGTGCAGCCAAAGCCATAGCCTCTGCTTCCACCTCTGCCTCCACCTCCGGGCCCTGCACTCACCAGCAGCCTCCGGGGCAGCCGCCGCCGCCACAGCTGTCTTCCCACCGTGGAGACCTCAGCACGGAGCCCTTTCTGCCAAAGTCAGTGCTGGTGAAGTGAGGGCTGGCGGCGGTGGGGGGAGACAGGGTGGGGGGCTGGATGGAGGGTGTTGGGCATCTGGAGGACCCAAGTTGCCACTGGGGCCTGGCTCCTCTGGGGTGGGAAGTCTTTTCTCCCAGGTCATTGAGACTTTTGGAAGGGCATGGGGCTGGGCGGGCAATCACATGAACCCTTCCTTGTAGGCTGGTCCCCCCTCCCCTGAAGGGGTTTTTAGAGCCGCCTCCTCTGCCCCAGTCTAACAACCCCTTTGAGGACCAGGTTACGGGTATTGTCATTCAAAGCCTTTCTGTCTGTCCCCCCTCAGCCGGAGAGGTCGTCATGCCTGGGAGAATCCCTCCCAGAAATCCCTCCAGCTTTGTAAGGACAAAGTGGACAAAAATCCTACAACTCTTTAGTAATGACTGATGCCTCCCTGTGGGGTTCTGTTTGCCACAGCTCGAGGCCTTCTCCCTCACAATCACACTGGATCACGTTAGCAGCTCGGTCTTTTTGTGGCCTTCAGGCAGCTTCCCTGACGCTAAGACCCTTGAAAAATGGGCCTCTTGTGAGCACCCAGGGAGAGAGCAGGGGGCGAGAGCTGACATTTTTGCATCAGCCCTTTCCAGAAGCAGGGACTATTTGGTTTTTAGTGGTTTGGGCATTTGTGGTGTATTCGGACAATTTGTGATCCAGGGTGTGGGAAAAGCAGGGAGAGAGGTCCTTGAAGTGGCTGAATCTCACTGAATCTAAGACAATGTCAGTTGCCAGGTGAAGGGTTCTTTCCTGAGACATcctgaagggaaaaataaagctgCCAATCACACTCTTGCTGCCCCACTAGCTGAATGAGGGACCCTTACTTCATAAGGGTGGGTGTCTTAAAGTTGCTGAAATATGGATCCTGCCCCCTTGTACCTCCCAAAGCTTATTAACCCCTTAACTGTCTCCCAgggtgtgtgcacgcgtgtgtgcgCACATGCACATGGGAAATGCCTGGGCTCTTTGTGTAAATAGGGCCATTGGATCTTTATTTTTGATCAATGTGTTCTgactttttggtttgttttctaagGAACTGTAATGAACAAATGTCAGGATACCCAATGCCAAATAAAGATGTTGTATTTATTTAGTCCACGTGTAGCTTTCTGACCCAGAGGACCCGCCCTCTCTGCGTGGGCTCTGTTACTAACCCCAAGACTGCCAGCCTCACTACTGTTGCCTTCACTTGCTCAGGACACCCGCCTGCCAGCCCACCCCagctttctgtgtttttctttcctccccattcCCACCACAGGTTGCTCACCAAGGTGAAGGGTTCGTAGCCGCTGGGATTGAAGACGCTGGCCTGGCCTCGTTCTCCCTTCTTGCCCTGGCCCAGCCAGGACCAAACTCTCTGATCAGTattaggggtg contains:
- the SLC35A2 gene encoding UDP-galactose translocator isoform X2; translated protein: MAAVGSSGSTAAAGPGAVSAGAGALEPGTVSAAHRRLKYISLAVLVVQNASLILSIRYTRTLPGDRFFATTAVVMAEVLKGLTCLLLLFAQKRGNVKHLVLFLHEAVLVQYVDTLKLAVPSLIYTLQNNLQYVAISNLPAATFQPSPRCSQSHSLCFHLCLHLRALHSPAASGAAAAATAVFPPWRPQHGALSAKVAHQGEGFVAAGIEDAGLASFSLLALAQPGPNSLISIRGGGRQTPTHLSPPPTPHRADKTKLW
- the SLC35A2 gene encoding UDP-galactose translocator isoform X1 — translated: MAAVGSSGSTAAAGPGAVSAGAGALEPGTVSAAHRRLKYISLAVLVVQNASLILSIRYTRTLPGDRFFATTAVVMAEVLKGLTCLLLLFAQKRGNVKHLVLFLHEAVLVQYVDTLKLAVPSLIYTLQNNLQYVAISNLPAATFQVTYQLKILTTALFSVLMLNRSLSRLQWASLLLLFMGVAIVQAQQAGGGGPRPLDQNPGAGLAAVVASCLSSGFAGVYFEKILKGSSGSVWLRNLQLGLFGTALGLAGLWWAEGTAVARRGFFFGYTPAVWGVVLNQAFGGLLVAVVVKYADNILKGFATSLSIVLSTVASIRLFGFHVDPLFALGAGLVIGAVYLYSLPRGAAKAIASASTSASTSGPCTHQQPPGQPPPPQLSSHRGDLSTEPFLPKLLTKVKGS